The following proteins are encoded in a genomic region of Rubrobacter xylanophilus DSM 9941:
- a CDS encoding nucleoside hydrolase: MKRFLVDTDTAGDDVTSLLFALRWPGVSLEGITVVAGNVYLHEALENALYTVEISGRARVPVFPGADRPMLRSLVTAHEVHGEDGMGNSNFPKANQRPEKVHAVDAIVDTADRWSGELEIIAQAPLTNLALAVMKDPDLPKRVRRLWIMGGSNNSLGNITPAAEFNFYVDPEAARIVLGAGFNTTVVPWDVCLKDGVLTRPELAPILKMKTKLSEFYLAVNRAAWEFNRTRVGGVDGITHPDSIMTAMAIDEEVILDRERYFVDVECCGSLTRGYSLVDELRVLGKEANAEVVLRADKAKFKEMLARLLED; encoded by the coding sequence GTGAAGAGATTTCTCGTCGATACCGACACGGCCGGCGACGATGTGACTTCTCTGCTGTTCGCGCTCCGGTGGCCGGGCGTCTCTCTCGAAGGGATCACGGTGGTGGCGGGCAACGTCTATTTGCACGAGGCCCTAGAGAATGCCCTTTACACGGTAGAGATCTCCGGAAGAGCGAGGGTGCCCGTGTTTCCGGGGGCCGACAGGCCCATGCTGCGCTCCCTGGTCACCGCGCACGAGGTGCATGGCGAGGACGGCATGGGAAACTCGAACTTTCCCAAAGCCAACCAACGTCCCGAGAAAGTTCATGCGGTGGACGCGATCGTCGATACCGCCGATCGATGGTCGGGGGAACTGGAGATAATCGCCCAAGCGCCCCTGACTAACCTTGCCCTGGCGGTGATGAAGGATCCCGATTTACCCAAGAGGGTGAGGCGTCTCTGGATAATGGGCGGGAGCAACAACAGTCTGGGCAACATCACGCCGGCGGCCGAATTCAACTTCTACGTGGATCCGGAAGCCGCGCGTATCGTGCTCGGCGCCGGCTTTAACACCACGGTCGTACCTTGGGACGTTTGCCTTAAGGATGGGGTTCTTACCAGGCCGGAGCTTGCGCCGATCCTGAAGATGAAGACCAAACTTAGCGAGTTCTACCTAGCGGTCAACCGAGCGGCCTGGGAGTTCAATCGGACCCGCGTTGGGGGAGTGGACGGGATTACCCACCCGGACTCAATCATGACCGCCATGGCCATCGACGAGGAGGTGATCCTCGACCGGGAACGCTACTTCGTCGACGTCGAATGCTGCGGCTCGCTGACCCGGGGTTACAGCTTGGTGGACGAACTGAGGGTGCTCGGCAAAGAGGCAAACGCCGAGGTCGTTCTGAGGGCAGACAAGGCGAAGTTCAAGGAGATGCTCGCGCGCCTGCTTGAGGATTAA